The sequence below is a genomic window from Gouania willdenowi chromosome 12, fGouWil2.1, whole genome shotgun sequence.
AGATCAACCACACGCTGGTTTATAACATGGCACTGAACGACGTGTACGCGGTGCTCAGCCAGTGCACAGCCGGTCGAGTCAACATCATCATTAGCCGACATCCAGACCCCAAAGTAATGATGCTAACAGAACACTCCCACCTACTGATCAATCATCTCATGACTAACACATTCTGTCTCTACAGATTAGATGAACATGAGCAATAAGCACTAACTAATCATAATCAATGAGTATTTTCTCACAATGTACGATCATACCTACTGGAATAATAACTTTATAGAGTTTCCTTAGTGCTACGATTCTTAACAGGAACCTCTGATGGTTCACTccgctttcaaaataaaagcattgtttCTGTTTGGGTTATATGTTGCGCTCACCTGGAACAAGTCACACAAAGGATTTCTTCTAACGGGGTGATATTGCCAAACAAACCACAACTAATAAAAAGAGTGTAAAACCACATCATATcaatacatttatgtttaaagccTCGTCTGATTTCAGAGACAAATAGAGCTGTGGATCGTCTGCTAAAAGCTAATGTTCCCCAGTAGAAGCagatataatgtaaagagtaatAACATACAGTAAAGAGTAAGAACGTAAAGAGTTCTCGTCCGTAAACAGCAACCTTTGATTAACTATGAGGAGAGATTATAAAGCTTTCAAACCAACCTTTAATCCCAGTAAGACTTCCTAGTATGAGCAGCAGTAAAGTGTCATCAGCTGAGATTAAAGAGGGATAGAATAACCTCATTGGTTACTGTCTAAAAGActgactccgccccctgtgtGCTGCAGGTCTCAGAGCAGCAGCTGAATGAAGCCATCACTGAAGCTATGGAGAACAGCAAGATGAGGAGAGACAAGAGCCAGTGGAGCATCGACGGTAACAACCAATCAGCTGCtttcacacactcactcacaggAAGTAGCATTTCATCATTTCCTTTTTTCActgccttttttcttctttattttctccttttctttttttgtgttttctctcactctctttttctttctttttgcttcatttctttttttcttactagtgctgtgcctgtaggaagtctgtattcatacatgcatTAGCAATCTATCTAGGCTCCGCCCCCGGtgaacaattttatgaaataattcattaacggtatcattgcagtctaaacaaatctgacgttgcacacccttgaaacATGCAGCAGCCATGCGCATGTTCCGCAAACAACAGTCACTGTTGAGGTAGGACTGATTACATCATCTCTGTGGAagtaggaccaatgttccaatgttttattgttctaatattccaatgtaatgtaatgtaaatgggTGGGGCATGagggtgggctctccagtgattggctctggtgcgCACGTGGCTAcgtgtgcagtgattggctggTAGGACCAGTGTTCCAATGTtttaactgatgacatcatcactgtagagctaggactgatgacaatATCAGACAATATGACATCCGTCGACTCAAggggtggggcgtccaaacaaatctgacgttgcacacccttaaaccaagcagcagccatgttgaaagtctcaggtcagtctgatcctgatctgctgagatatttgaggaacacacacacacagacagacagacagagctttcttttcttttcttgctcTTCCTTTTTCTTCACccttcttcctttctttctctttttttcttattttcttatcTCTTGTCTTCTGTTCTTTGCCAGTCCACAATATGTCGTCAGACCctaattgattatttatttatgaagtgTGATCAGAGTAAGCATAAATGATATATTTTGATCACTTCCTGTCTGTCCCAGGCTTACGCAGAGGCGAGTGTCGCTCACACAGGTGGGACAGATGTGAGCGATGTGTGGAGAGGAGCTGCAGTCACTTTAATGTTGGTCGACCTCACAGAGCCATGACGCGTTCCTGCAGTGACAACAACAGTAACAGCAGGGGGCGCCATCACCACTGCCTCACTCTGAACACGCCCTCCAATGGAGTCCACAGCCAGGtggcgccccctgctgctcctacACACTCAATGTTTATCAGCCTTTATTCTTGGCATCACATGAACAACTTTCCTTTGGTTTGTGTGTTGGTCTAAAGTCTGTGACAGAGACCTGGTCTGAAAACAGACTGTCAGTGCCCGTCTACCTCCATGAGGACTACGACATCCCTCATACTTCACCTACTGCCTGCTCCATGCACAGGAACCCCAAGGTCTGTGATTCTCACCGAGTCTCATTGTGGAGCTGCTCatataacaacacacacacacacacacacataaaacacgtGTTTAACGAGCTCTGACGATGGAGAGAGTCTGAAGGAGTGATGATGAGGTGAatgtaaaccagtggttctcaaacttcctTGGGTGATTCCCACTATGAGCGATGGTGAActatctgccatgtttcagcaccaaggacagctcAAAGTcaccgctaatttagccacaatcaaaggtcactaaactttcggaacacaaaaacccacaactACAAAATAtctacaaacttttacacccataacGTAAGGTCttaactcctctaatgaatcagcagcacagcagaaaatgaaaatgaaatgtgtgCTTACCAGTGTCGTTTAAAGAGAGAGAGGTACGACAACGGAAGTTcaaaatgcttgaccgtcacgtgattcatgaaGACTCAAACAGTTCCCAGAAGTTATTGGAATTCATTCATTCCGAGTGACATAACTGGaatttttggtcatttgtcatcaataactgcattgatttacaatatttatacagtacaccatcatatgtatgtgtatataataataatggcacTGGTGAAAGGAACGTGTGTATGTTTTAGTGATGGTTCTGTGTGTGTTCTTATTATGGTTCTATATTTGTTCAGTCCAGAGTCCAGGCCGGTCCTCGTCATCACTGCAGGATTCAAAACATGAGCAGGGACGAGGACCACACTGGAGGTTCCGGCAGCTCCAGTGGAGGATCACCAGTTAGAGACGAGCaagaggaggaaaaggagggggaggaagaggaggaggctgCTCACAGCAGCTGTCAGGTGAACAGAACTGCTCGGTTCTTCTGGTTCTACTGCTCTGTTCTGTTTCCAAACCTGCTGTTATAACATCCTTTACTGCAGTGTAAAGGCAACTCGTCATCATCATGATCATCACCATTACATAATAAGAACATAACTAATGTCAAATACAATAAGTACTAAAGTGAAACATGCATAGAAACCTGTTTATCCTTCTACTGTGTCATCAATGCTCGTTTAAAGAGTTAATTCCCCTAAAGcacttgtgtcaaacttaaggcctgggggccaaacccacccctttagagcattcaattaagcccgcaggagacagtaaaaatgacagagaaaacatgaattattgtgtaaattaccaaaaaatccAGTATATCTTCACCAATttaataaaactccacaatattttagtTGCTTGCATTTttacatcacatgatcattattttttttacaaatcttgcaatttctcacaaacaattgcacaaaattcctctaaattacacagaaaTCTGTAACAAAATCaacctttttttaaaggggatctatcatgctaaatccacttttttagcccttaaatgcattttgttgtttatttggagTCTCTAGAAGTACTGAAAAGTTTTAATTAGTTTCTTCAGGTGCTGCTGTTTTGGTTAGGGATGTCCCTAtagaactttttcacttccgatgcgataccgatattacagccttgagttttggtcgataccgatatcgatccgttacaatatcagcacgaatcatacatacttttattactcattttgttgtgtggaatgttagaaaaggcttgatcaagtgatgttactcaaacagagaacaataagagagaaaaactgacccatttaatatttaccaattggttacatacatttgaacataatatctacagtattctgcaACTGAATTTAtgtcggagattttagatgctgtCTGATGAAATCCGGTAttggttttctggctgataaCGGTTTGTTCCGCGTTCTGGATTTTCTAGGTCGACTGTTACGCACTTCACGATTGTCTGTGGCTCCGGTTGAGGCTTGATTCGTCCGAAACGAGCAAACTGTTGCTTCCAAAACCTAACGTGAAGCtaaaaatttaatcaaaatgaaataaaagggATGATGGGCTTGGTTGAGCTGCGACGCCAGCGCCCCAAACTAAAGTTTTGGGATGATGCGTAATTCTTAAAGAGAGTTGAATCACACCCATTCTAGGGTGGGTTTCGTTAATTATTCAAAGACCACTTTCGTAATTGGGTGGTCTGTTTGGTGGTCTCAGCTTGTAGGCGTGTATGAGTTCATGTAGCATGAGTGGTGACgatgacagacacacagagggGAAAATCCTAGAACTAAACATAAACAATCTCAAATTGTGTTTTCAATATCATATTCTGATTATCGTTCAATTTAATACCAGACGTGGGTATGACACATAACACAGCATTGCTTCATAGTAGTTTTTTGAGTTTTAACGGGGAATTTTCTTATTATAGACCATGTTATGCttctttttacaaaatggtTAAACAACAGATGCCTTAGCTAACATATGTGGTGTTTTCTGGACATTGTTGGACACTTTTGTACATTATACCGGTTATTAGCTTTCTGTTGATTGTAGAAATGACCTGAAAGGAGCTGCATATGACAGACAATAtgtgcaatttcaatttctgcatgAATCATTACAATATTGTTTCCTTTTCTGATTTTTAGCATAGTTTAGTTTACAGGATAAACTTTGTTCTCAGTCTTTCAGTTTGGAGTGAAAAGTACTAGTGTTTTTTCCACACAGCCCTGGAGGAGGCCTGGGATGTGTTTGGGGGTTACAGTGGTCACCGCAGGGGGTCAAGGATCAAAGTTTTGATGTCCTGGGAATTTACAGTATACCCAAAAGGCTTTGGTTTGAAGAAGGGGGTTAGGATGTTTGAAGAGGCCAAAAGGAATCTTATTTCACGTGGCTGGGGGTCACACTGGATACATTAACTCCTCCCTGCATGTGCTGCCCTGTCCCATTAACTCACATGTTCTCCTGAAGTTCTCCACAGCGTCTTCTAACTCCTTCCCTCTCCTTGTCTCCGTTGCAGCTCTTCAGCAACATTTTCAGAGCCTTTCAAAAGATCCTGAAATTACTCATGAGTAATGTATGTGAAGATAAGAGACATTTCCTCTGTTTTCCTTCTTATTGCATGAAGTCTGCTTTTAGCTTTGCATCTACAGTATTAGAAAAACACACGTCTACAGTAGCTTTCTGTAGTTTAAATTATTACTTTACTGAATAATTTTTCAGTTATAAAACACAGTTGCAGCATTAGTGATGTTCGTCTGAGAGCATTTAAAGTGGTGATCAGGAAGGTCGCATTTCATctaaattcagtttttaaacagaaaaagaaataacAGTCCTTCATAGAGCAGAGCATGAACATCACAGCAGCATGAACAGATGGAAAAGGCTAGTTAGCACCTGCTGTTTTTGAGTGAGAGAGCAGATTAACAGTATCCTAATGTTAGGCTGTAAACACTGAGCACAAACTGAAGGACGTGAGAGAGACAGAAACATTCACCCTGAAAACAGCATTAAAGACGCCTCCCAAAGTTTtactttaaaatcatattaaatgttcacggtttcactttaattagaggcttaaaaaggtttcaacatgaagcactttatttctcctaatttatgcaattgtttcatttaaagatggttaattgaactttatcagcagtatttaacttgactaagtactaactacatctgtctatatgtagattttagatggagctcattggtgactagagctcctgatggcctctcacatggtccatgagggtTACCTGGTGCCCATGGGCCCCGTGTCTGTGACCCCTGCTATAAAGAATACTTTCAGTTTGATTAATACATTTACTGTAGTTTAACCAAAGCTTTTGTTGAACACAAAGAGTGtaaaaaactttacatttccttATACCATTTATTTACTCTCACTGTTGGTTTATAACAGCAGGCTAAAATGTGCAGTTAGTTGTTAGCATTAGTTAGCTAACATTAGTTAGTTGTTAGCATTAGTTAGCTAacattagttagttagttaacgTTAGTTAGCATTAGTTAGCTAACATTAGTTAGTTTGCATTAGTTAGTTAACATTAGTTAGTTAGCTAACATTAGTTAGTTAACATTAGTAAGTTAGCATTAGTTAGTTAATGTTAGTTAGCATTAGTTAGCTAACATTAGTTAGTTAATGTTTGTTAGCATTAGTTAGCTAACGCTAGTTAGCATTAGTTAGCTAACATTAGTTAGTTTGCATTAGTTAGCTAACATTAGTTAGTTAACATTAATTAGTTAGCTAACATTAGTTAGTTTGCATTAGTTAGCTAACATTAGTTAGTTAGCATTAGTTAGCTAGCATTAGTTAGTTTGCATTAGTTAGCTAACATTAGTTAGTTAACATTAGTTAGTTAGCATTAGTTAGCTAACATTAGTTAGTTAGCATTAGTTAGTTAGCATTAGTTAGTTAGCATTAGTTAGCTAACATTAGTTAGTTAGCATTAGTTAGTTAATATTAAATAGTTAGCATTAGTTAGAATTAGTTAGTGAACATTAGTTAGCATTATTTAGTTAGCTAACCCCAGTTAGTTAATATTTTATAGTTAGTATTAGTTAGTTAACATATTTAGTGAGCATTAGTTAGTTAACATTAGTTATTTAGCATTAGTTAGTTAACATTAGTTAGTtagcagggctgccaagtttcagataATGAGAAGAGTGAGACTTTTGTGACATGATGCGTTCTGgcgggggaaaaaaatgtggcctttttaaaaatggctttggcttgttttaacgttgatttctaccttaagactgatgtcctcacctccatgccagcggCTCTCTCTGCACTGAAATTAGAAaggaaaactaacaagaattttgacaaaacacatttatttgtcaatatttcatttcaaccaactatccatcatttagctggggacatgtctcatattgtaggtgtttgtcacagattttgatgccatgatgacagaggcagggggctcccacttaaaacactgtggcccaaggcagtgctacctttacctcagctctccttgtctgcaacagaaaggaggtcATTTAAAAGctaatcatgtaaaaaaaacattgaaacatttttgttacatactattacatacaaaaataatcataagaacagttcaacgaacattagattaaacaaggcatttgtttcatttactatgtatttatgctgatataacctacaagtgcaattcaCTGACTaccagtgttcataacactggtagtagcttaatttaagttaatgtctagcacagacacacacaggagTGGGCGATattgggaaaaatatcatatcacagtttattctttgtaaaatcaagATCACAATacgatttttttaattcaaatcatttaaactattttaaagttaattaTTATAAAATCCAACCAATTCAATTACTTAAAATCACTgcccaaaatagaaaaaaggaataaaagatcatttaagacaaggtaattttcaaatattttttttaaaatgtatgtaagcaatttatcaaactggttccaagtacaattaacatcaaacaaaagggatcacatgttcttatagtcacacactatctttttactttgtttaactaaagtagtgtagcattagcatcacttgctacataacaaggcggcatatcagtctagtgatttctatttgttactgaggtaacacactcatattaataaaatcctactttaagcaatGTTTGAATGCCTCATTTCACAAAGTTTAGACaataatatcctttacaagataaaacattactgttttggttacactacaacacacgctcacacacacacacagcaataacAATTAGTTATTAGTTAGTTAGCATTAGTTAGTTCACATTATTTACCATTAGTTAGTTAGCATTAAGTAGTTAGCATTAATTCATTAACATTAGTTAGGTACCATTAGTTGGTTATCATTAGTTAGTTAACATTAGTTAGTTAACATTAGTTAGTTAGCATTAGTTGGTTAGCATTAGTTATGGTATATTCTTAGCCTTTTCACTTAGTTCtattgaaaatgtaaataaatatcacttcctgtttgtcacAGGAAGCTGAAGGATTGAGAGAACAAGGCAGTCGTTCTGATGCGTCAACATTCACCGATAACCACCTGCACTCAGGTAGGAACACTGGAGACATTATGGTTTATATATGTGGTTCAGTGGTTCAGtatgtgcatgctaaaataaacatttagcaacaaacagcgtttaaaaaacgtatgtgaagttacttttgaccagatttacagcaatattttacaaatattgctgtaaatcaatgtcaatgttaaatcaaaacctACATGtgaaatcaaaatctaaatgttaaatattacatctaaatctaaatgttaaatactaaatctaaaagttaaatataaaatctaaatttaaatgtcaaacctaaatttaacatttaaatgtgcgtccgtgcgtgtgtgtgtgtgtgtgtgtgtgtgtgtgcgcgtgcgtgcgtgagtaCAGCTTCTGGATGGGTTGATGTAGttcttttcatttcatgttaaatattacatctaaatctaaatgttaaatactaaatctaaaagttaaatataaaatctaaatttaaatgtcaaacctaaatttaacatttaaatgtgcgtccgtgcgtgtgtgtgtgtgtgtgtgtgtgtgcgcgtgcgtgcgtgagtaCAGCTTCTGGATGGGTTGATGTAGTTCTTTTAATTCAAACTCATGTCATTCCAACTCATGCGCATTGGTAGAGAATGTGATGACTCAtcattgctgtgtgtgtttgttcttctCAGTGGAAGCAGGACTTCCTGGTGCAGTCTTCTGCTCTCGTACACAGAGATCTGCTCCGAGGAGGCAGACGTACGTGGaacaggatcaggatcaggatcccTGGGTTCTCCTTGCTCAGACTTCTCTTGAAGCCCGACCTGAGATCTGCTGCCCCCCCTCTGATGCCATGAACCCACAGGAGAACTCCCTCGTCATTGACAGCTCAGTGAACTCATGTGATGCTTCAGTTCCAAAGAAGGGGCCCCCAGTAGCCCCCAAGCCTGCTTGGTTCCTCCAGAGTCTGAGGAGGATCCAGGACGAGCAGAACCAGAGGAGACAGAGGAAGAGTGAGGAGCAGCTCAGTGGGATCAGGTCTCGTATGTCCATCAAACAGAAGATCTCGTCCTTTGAGAATTTCTCCTCCAGCTCTGGCAGAGAACAGCGCAGAGAGCAGCATAGAGAGCAGCATAGAGAGCAGCACAAAGAGAATCACAGAGAGCAACATAGAGAGCAGCACAGAGAGCAACATAGAGAGCAGCACAGAGAGCAACATAGAGAGCAGCACATAGAGCAACATAGAGAGCAGCACAGAGAGCAGCACAGGAAGGAGAGACATCAGGAGATGAAGAGACAGAACTCTGCTTCACATCAGGAGGTGAAGAGAGGTCAGCGTGTGTCTGATACTGATGGATCGCTTCCATCAGCTCCAACCAATCACAGCTCGTTCTCATCAGCTTCAGCTCCGTCCACAAACGGCGTCACCCTCCCCCCTCCTACAACGGAGAACCTGGATCTCCACAGGACCTCATCATCTGATGTCCTGTCCATTCGTAGTGAAGGAGGCGATCTGTGGGGCGGGACAGAAAAGAGACAGGGGCGGAGCCAAGGGGAACTACCCAGGACCAATGGGAACAAAGCTCCTCCCACACAGAGAAAGCCCCTGGAGTCAGATGGACTAGAGACAATCATTGCCATCAGTAACCAGGtatgaatatctgtaatagaTTATGATGTTCTGATAGAATAAGAGTTAGTATCAACATTAAGCTTTGAATGATCACtgtttaaacatttaaacaataaaTCTAATGAACTAAAGTGTTTGTCACCAACGTCATAAAACTACAGTTCAGTCAGCATCCCTTTAGTCAAATTGTTTTGTTTAGCATGCAGTTTAAAATTGGCAGTAAGattctgttctgggacctctctgccATTCCAGCagctgtgtggaaagcctgaagcGAAGGGAGCTCCCCCTCCctcttccatgagctacatgcagaggcataagcagagagagcggtcagcagaaGCGCAGAAATTTGATGCCAACAGGAGacactgtttaattagacagatGAGGGGGAGCTGGGGTGGGGCGGTGGGGTTGTGAGGCATTTGCAGACAAAACGTACGGAAGTAGGCGTGTTGCCATGGTTTAAATACAGCACCGTGACTAACtttaaccaatgggaagcatggaaCATGATTAGCTGTATGATTAACTGAATTTAGGAAGcagttgttaacagctactgTCAGCTGATGGAACTGGGCTAGCTTGACTTCTGTGCGTGCCTGAACTAACGCAATAAACTAATAATCTCAAATCAAACAGTTCAACATTTGTCCATGTAGTCAACCACAGGCTGCATTAACTACGTTTACAATTTTACATGCAATAAAAgcatttcctattttttgttttattattattattattattattattattattatttactatctttgtttttgttacagGTGTCACAGACTCTGATGACCCTCCTACCCACTTCCTGTCATCCAGACCTTCATCCTCCATCCGTGGATGACTCTTCATCAGCTGATCTTCAGGATGTGGATTCCTCCCATAGAGGGTTTTCTTTCAGGTCAGACGTGACTTTGTTATCATTATCATTCTCTGAAACAAAAAAGTGAGATGATCATCTATGACTGAGAAAAGCTTCCTGTTTGTTGAGTGGAATGTCCAAGTGGATATCCTGATGTTGGATGTGTCACACACAGTCTGGCTGCACTGAGAAACGAGGTTAAAGGGTCTCCATCATCTCCAGACCTTTCCATCCTCTCAGCTCTTCCTTCTCACTGTTTACAGAAGATGAAGCAGGAAGTCCACTCTCTGGACCAGGACACACTGAAGGTAAAACACATCAAACCCTTATTTACATCTGAAAACATATGTGCAATGAAGCTAGAGTTCCACTTATCacactaacttccaggatttaatcagtgtgtgctgtcctacgaagctcgctaatTTCTTaaggagctaaatcaccatggtaacttaggctgtatgcctaacctggtcaggaccaggttttgttctggctaggatcttagcgagtgcaaaagtcccgcctcctgaccaatcagttatCTTAGATAGCAAGCTGTCCAATAAACGGTGATGTGtaaacacgtcactgtgtggatctgatctgactgctgacaggagagagaatatttagacattgatgcaatcctttcatttaccgatgagaTCCTGtaggaaatatatagatttttatctgatggactaataaagtaaaataagtcagctgataaagcctgcgtgcaTCGGGCACTTTCAGACtgataaattaatgaattaattcatttattcagtcaTGTATTCTGGGGTAatgcaaagagcctcagtcATGTAAgatgatataaaatataaatatattccaccttatgatttaGGTTGATCAGCATGAACatagcatcagagccacagacaagtcaacagagaaagtgaaaatgaacaGTGTATGTTTATTCTcagtttataatctcactaattgaAGTATTAACACTtgtcaattcctgcattaatatTGGTCTGATTGATGtgttttaattcttcatatttttaaagaattatactgcaattgtgacgtaagttgctcaGTCCctccgtgattgtgattggtctcaCACTGTAATATCCACCTCCGTCACAAGAGCGCGCCGGTAACCAGACTGAAATCAACGCGCTAATTAGCTTATTGTGATCCAGATTCGTAGGAAAACTTCTGTCTGATGGACAacgtttggttaggtgaagcccgctaacagagaCAAATCCAGGATttaattatctagcttcgtagcatATCCCCACAGAGTTTATCTGGGAGGGAATATGGGTGAAATGTTCTTTGGAGTCACATTTGTGATGTTGTAAATACTGTAATGTAAAGGTAGCAGTAGCTAGCTTAATGTACCATGTTAGCTGTGCTGTATGAGCAGCATAGCACCTAAtgtttgtttaacatggggTTGAATGACGAAGGTCTTTttgtggtaacggagtggaatggACAACATGTGTCCCTAATAAAAATTTCCCCCTCATAAgagaatatttaaataaatgatgatcGTTTccttacaatatttatacaaccTGTTCCCGTGATAGTACATTTTCACCTTATAGTACAGTCACATGTCTTTACTTTGGTATCAGATGAAAGATAATCCTTTGATGTTTCACTATTGGTGCAGTGACTCAAAACAGGTCAAATCATAACGCACTAATGTCACATTCTCTAGCTTTTAGTTTGTAGGAGGAATAACTATCAGCTGTAACATCCTGTTTCACACAGTAAGGGACTTAaggttttgatcatgttttttatttcatgtacaGTAGGAAAAAGGTTAGAGATGTGCTGActcagtgtgtctgtgtccCAGAAGCTGAAAGACTTCCAGGTAGTGATTGTTCAGAAGGAGGAAGGAGTCGGGCTGGGAACAAAGATCCTTCAGTAAGATCACAATGCTCTCATGGATTGTACATTTACATGTCCACGAACACATGTGGCTGAtctccagtgacgtgccgtgaccactaaggttgggtaggcactttgcaaattcaaatcaattttatttgtataaagcaatttccaacaaagtcatctcaatgcgcttatcaaaatataaaattcataataagaaagaaaaaacccaacaagatccacatgcaCAAGCATTTagtcatctaacaaaatcaacatcgtaaaacaccattaaagaaacataaacaattaaataatatagcctccatactctcccaacaagatatagctcatgacatggcagcacatccgttgtttgtgttggaaacacagaaacacggagaaaaagacaataacaacaactcggaacagcctcagcgaggagcat
It includes:
- the LOC114473280 gene encoding pro-interleukin-16-like isoform X7 translates to MCVRPNDGPHRDDSCVQTEYKDDHEEREMNCFQNPDGLAPFNRHFLSSCSWTDGERMRSVHNEDVSTCEDTLFSRSVTTSTQHLGPAPPADCRSLPGYTEEELLLNNNHLKLPMPEENEDQNEVSEKTERTPEDQLDSNRTRSTSTNVHPYWIGDLESIIMTYPQLYTTHPQGGTGFYGNRKSLSQQLDSPRSTTQPMPRASRSLSSAHLIHSCSNVQAFMICNIVLMKGHGKGLGFSIVGGRDSLYGPMGIYVKTIFPGGAAAADGRLQEGDEILELNGESLHGLTQDEALLRFKQIKKGLLTLVVRTGLRLGSTCGQQQLAPLCRSQSLSSTTTMTRTSADITDYNYQNALSLQGVPVKPGDRVVMDICLHKEAGAGLGVGLCCVPSGEGCPRIYIHSLSPGSVAHMDGRLRCGDEIMEINHTLVYNMALNDVYAVLSQCTAGRVNIIISRHPDPKVSEQQLNEAITEAMENSKMRRDKSQWSIDGLRRGECRSHRWDRCERCVERSCSHFNVGRPHRAMTRSCSDNNSNSRGRHHHCLTLNTPSNGVHSQSVTETWSENRLSVPVYLHEDYDIPHTSPTACSMHRNPKSRVQAGPRHHCRIQNMSRDEDHTGGSGSSSGGSPVRDEQEEEKEGEEEEEAAHSSCQLFSNIFRAFQKILKLLMSNEAEGLREQGSRSDASTFTDNHLHSVEAGLPGAVFCSRTQRSAPRRQTYVEQDQDQDPWVLLAQTSLEARPEICCPPSDAMNPQENSLVIDSSVNSCDASVPKKGPPVAPKPAWFLQSLRRIQDEQNQRRQRKSEEQLSGIRSRMSIKQKISSFENFSSSSGREQRREQHREQHREQHKENHREQHREQHREQHREQHREQHREQHIEQHREQHREQHRKERHQEMKRQNSASHQEVKRGQRVSDTDGSLPSAPTNHSSFSSASAPSTNGVTLPPPTTENLDLHRTSSSDVLSIRSEGGDLWGGTEKRQGRSQGELPRTNGNKAPPTQRKPLESDGLETIIAISNQVSQTLMTLLPTSCHPDLHPPSVDDSSSADLQDVDSSHRGFSFSLAALRNEVKGSPSSPDLSILSALPSHCLQKMKQEVHSLDQDTLKKLKDFQVVIVQKEEGVGLGTKILQNRQPQEEEVVTPRA